The following proteins are encoded in a genomic region of Drosophila bipectinata strain 14024-0381.07 chromosome XL, DbipHiC1v2, whole genome shotgun sequence:
- the Gcna gene encoding germ cell nuclear acidic protein isoform X1 translates to MADHQYKLFRAVDPSTVKVPFKEKFANLTLSSKKQQAPKTEKQKPPGSMPAAKEHFGSCEPREQEDLDGSEYMDALQLSGDDNQEVEHLSSRISNLTMQPKEQATKQPEVSICISSTTEEGEDTDDNESCITISSDSSQDDQEHEKAAPDSMAVSDRLAELDADQEPIPAPVLTTSKVQRIEAFLRDVSFERREMERNGVKTPSPFPSTKREKSRLASADTESMPTDEDWLPAKTRPIDSSKRLADNETEVDTICSAADENRMDSSKRLADDETEANTLGSEDLRDSSKRLADNDTELNTICSDNSTLHDDEPIPDESIEIPETASESEASPQKPSASNSNNTSSAEEEGQPVSFQVSSINISAKINIKISIPTMESSSAEEEEEEKEEDLPPPRATKSIQSSEEIIAEKQLQERENQDHHKSMLSTGDASEDEQFLTHAEKLLNQLYGKSWQTPDVIRTLKRSSGSGGKTAPLKPRNLNPPAAPVTTAKKKRPPPPKPDESVLGDFSIFKRALRANETPLNSTRLPPVRAVQTERRPQRKAATRPRTNHIDEDRWRALVDSESGTDASDDEDADATVSGNSSDSSDGEEKAGDVTYLDLTKAEVEVISNPDEDEQSPKFHRRLDDILRSCRAGSKSKIPATPPPQPATTRRQLFTPNTGFEDDKEAREIVDRAVDLDMLEELEKEHLPGTPVHKRLQEVKKKLGIAQETPKSTPIFKLHTPQTAPPKPTAPPKSTVRKPKQQPKPAPPVTESRKCSFLKSLEGQVSRERADNEAYFYRENFAKNKDQLALHLYKMFNAQVFNNELDVPITWSKLLRNTAGRCMNKRKLNLRSSSIELSVKVLTTADRLRCTLIHELCHAAAWVFNGEGGHGRVWKMWARRAMDKFPDLPEIKVCHSYNIEFKYTYKCMSCNTSSHAHSRSRKVENLRCRLCRGPITLFLNKKDKQGNTISTPAGEAKGFAKFVKDNFNKFKRDELTAAEVMRLLSVEYAKQKDTKTTGETAASIAGRVEVLTLDD, encoded by the exons ATGGCAGATCATCAGTACAAACTGTTCCGAGCGGTCGACCCAAGCACGGTAAAAGTGCCGTTTAAGGAGAAATTCGCGAATCTGACGCTATCTTCTAAAAAACAACAGGCACCCAAAACAGAGAAACAGAAGCCACCAGGATCGATGCCGGCCGCAAAAGAACATTTTGGAAGCTGCGAGCCCCGAGAGCAAGAGGATCTCGATGGCTCAGAGTACATGGATGCCCTGCAGCTGAGCGGGGACGATAACCAGGAGGTGGAGCATCTCTCCTCGAGGATCAGCAACTTGACAATGCAGCCAAAGGAGCAGGCGACGAAGCAGCCAGAAGTCTCCATctgcatctcctccacgacgGAGGAGGGCGAAGACACAGACGATAATGAATCCTGCATCACCATATCCAGTGACTCGAGCCAGGATGACCAGGAGCACGAGAAGGCTGCTCCCGACAGTATGGCTGTCAGCGATCGGCTTGCCGAGCTAGACGCCGACCAGGAGCCTATTCCGGCCCCCGTACTAACTACAAGTAAGGTCCAACGCATCGAGGCTTTCCTGCGTGATGTTTCCTTCGAAAGAAGGGAAATGGAGCGGAACGGGGTAAAGACACCTTCGCCCTTCCCCTCCACCAAAAGGGAAAAATCGCGGCTGGCCAGTGCCGACACTGAGTCCATGCCCACCGACGAGGACTGGTTGCCAGCTAAAACCAGGCCGATAGACAGCAGCAAGCGGCTGGCGGACAACGAGACCGAGGTGGACACCATTTGCTCCGCTGCGGacgagaatcggatggatagcagcaaacggctggcagatgacgAAACGGAGGCGAATACTCTCGGCTCCGAGGATCTCAGAGACAGCAGCAAGCGACTGGCTGACAATGACACAGAGTTGAACACCATTTGCTCGGACAACTCTACGCTCCACGATGACGAGCCCATTCCAGACGAGTCTATTGAGATTCCGGAGACTGCCAGCGAGTCTGAGGCTTCGCCGCAAAAACCCAGTGCCTCCAATTCCAACAACACATCCAGTGCAGAGGAGGAGGGACAGCCGGTCTCCTTCCAAGTCAGCAGCATTAACATATCCGCTAAAATCAATATCAAAATCAGTATTCCGACGATGGAGTCTAGTTCAGCAGAAGAAGAGGAGGAAGAGAAGGAGGAGGACCTTCCCCCACCAAGAGCCACCAAATCCATCCAGAGTTCCGAGGAGATTATCGCGGAAAAGCAACTGCAGGAGAGGGAGAATCAGGACCATCACAAGTCAATGCTCTCTACCGGGGATGCCTCCGAGGATGAGCAATTCCTCACTCACGCCGAAAAACTTCTGAATCAGTTGTACGGAAAATCGTGGCAGACGCCTGATGTGATTCGCACTTTGAAGCGCTccagtggcagtggcggcAAGACGGCCCCGTTGAAGCCGAGAAACCTCAATCCGCCAGCAGCACCGGTCACCACAGCCAAAAAGAAGAGGCCCCCACCTCCCAAACCAGATGAAAGTGTCCTGGGCGACTTTAGCATTT TTAAGAGGGCTCTTCGTGCCAATGAGACACCCCTGAACTCCACACGCTTGCCGCCTGTACGGGCTGTTCAAACGGAGCGGCGTCCTCAACGGAAGGCAGCGACTCGTCCACGCACCAATCATATCGACGAGGACCGTTGGCGTGCTCTGGTTGATTCCGAAAGTGGGACAGACGCCTCCGATGACGAGGACGCGGACGCAACAGTAAGCGGAAACAGCAGCGACAGTAGTGATGGCGAGGAAAAAGCTGGGGACGTCACCTATTTGGACTTGACCAAGGCCGAGGTGGAGGTGATCAGCAATCCCGACGAGGATGAGCAGT caCCGAAGTTTCACCGCCGACTGGATGACATTCTACGCTCGTGCCGTGCAGGCTCAAAGTCTAAGATACCTGCAACACCGCCACCGCAACCGGCCACCACCAGGCGACAGTTGTTTACGCCAAATACGGGCTTTGAGGACGACAAAGAAGCTAGGGAAATCGTGGACAGAGCGGTGGATCTTGACATGCTGGAAGAACTGGAGAAAGAGCACTTGCCAGGCACGCCCGTCCACAAGCGTCTGCAGGAGGTCAAGAAGAAGCTGGGCATAGCCCAGGAAACGCCAAAGTCTACTCCCATTTTTAAGCTGCATACCCCGCAAACGGCTCCGCCTAAGCCCACTGCTCCGCCCAAGTCCACCGTCCGCAAGCCGAAGCAGCAGCCCAAGCCAGCGCCTCCAGTTACCGAGAGCAGAAAGTGCAGTTTCCTGAAGTCCCTCGAAGGGCAAGTGAGCCGCGAACGCGCGGACAACGAGGCCTATTTCTACAGGGAGAACTTTGCCAAGAACAAGGACCAGCTGGCCCTGCATCTGTACAAAATGTTCAATGCTCAGGTGTTCAACAACGAACTGGATGTGCCCATAACGTGGTCCAAGCTGTTGCGGAACACGGCCGGACGGTGCATGAATAAGAGAAA GCTTAACCTACGCAGCAGCTCAATAGAGCTCAGTGTCAAGGTCCTGACCACAGCCGATCGCCTGCGCTGCACTCTTATCCACGAGCTGTGCCACGCCGCCGCCTGGGTGTTCAACGGCGAAGGTGGTCACGGACGCGTGTGGAAGATGTGGGCCCGTCGCGCCATGGACAAGTTTCCCGATCTGCCAGAAATCAAGGTGTGCCACAGCTACAACATCGAGTTCAAGTACACCTACAAGTGTATGAGCTGCAATACATC CTCACATGCTCACTCCCGCTCCAGGAAGGTGGAGAACCTACGGTGCCGGCTTTGCCGTGGGCCAATCACATTATTTCTCAACAAAAAGGACAAGCAGGGGAATACAATATCCACGCCAGCCGGTGAGGCCAAGGGCTTTGCAAAATTCGTCAAGGACAATTTCAACAAATTCAAAAGGGACGAACTCACCGCAGCCGAGGTGATGCGCCTGCTCAGCGTAGAGTATGCCAAGCAAAAGGATACGAAAACCACAGGGGAGACAGCGGCGTCGATCGCCGGACGAGTGGAAGTGCTGACATTGGACGACTAG
- the Gcna gene encoding germ cell nuclear acidic protein isoform X2 produces the protein MADHQYKLFRAVDPSTAPKTEKQKPPGSMPAAKEHFGSCEPREQEDLDGSEYMDALQLSGDDNQEVEHLSSRISNLTMQPKEQATKQPEVSICISSTTEEGEDTDDNESCITISSDSSQDDQEHEKAAPDSMAVSDRLAELDADQEPIPAPVLTTSKVQRIEAFLRDVSFERREMERNGVKTPSPFPSTKREKSRLASADTESMPTDEDWLPAKTRPIDSSKRLADNETEVDTICSAADENRMDSSKRLADDETEANTLGSEDLRDSSKRLADNDTELNTICSDNSTLHDDEPIPDESIEIPETASESEASPQKPSASNSNNTSSAEEEGQPVSFQVSSINISAKINIKISIPTMESSSAEEEEEEKEEDLPPPRATKSIQSSEEIIAEKQLQERENQDHHKSMLSTGDASEDEQFLTHAEKLLNQLYGKSWQTPDVIRTLKRSSGSGGKTAPLKPRNLNPPAAPVTTAKKKRPPPPKPDESVLGDFSIFKRALRANETPLNSTRLPPVRAVQTERRPQRKAATRPRTNHIDEDRWRALVDSESGTDASDDEDADATVSGNSSDSSDGEEKAGDVTYLDLTKAEVEVISNPDEDEQSPKFHRRLDDILRSCRAGSKSKIPATPPPQPATTRRQLFTPNTGFEDDKEAREIVDRAVDLDMLEELEKEHLPGTPVHKRLQEVKKKLGIAQETPKSTPIFKLHTPQTAPPKPTAPPKSTVRKPKQQPKPAPPVTESRKCSFLKSLEGQVSRERADNEAYFYRENFAKNKDQLALHLYKMFNAQVFNNELDVPITWSKLLRNTAGRCMNKRKLNLRSSSIELSVKVLTTADRLRCTLIHELCHAAAWVFNGEGGHGRVWKMWARRAMDKFPDLPEIKVCHSYNIEFKYTYKCMSCNTSSHAHSRSRKVENLRCRLCRGPITLFLNKKDKQGNTISTPAGEAKGFAKFVKDNFNKFKRDELTAAEVMRLLSVEYAKQKDTKTTGETAASIAGRVEVLTLDD, from the exons ATGGCAGATCATCAGTACAAACTGTTCCGAGCGGTCGACCCAAGCACG GCACCCAAAACAGAGAAACAGAAGCCACCAGGATCGATGCCGGCCGCAAAAGAACATTTTGGAAGCTGCGAGCCCCGAGAGCAAGAGGATCTCGATGGCTCAGAGTACATGGATGCCCTGCAGCTGAGCGGGGACGATAACCAGGAGGTGGAGCATCTCTCCTCGAGGATCAGCAACTTGACAATGCAGCCAAAGGAGCAGGCGACGAAGCAGCCAGAAGTCTCCATctgcatctcctccacgacgGAGGAGGGCGAAGACACAGACGATAATGAATCCTGCATCACCATATCCAGTGACTCGAGCCAGGATGACCAGGAGCACGAGAAGGCTGCTCCCGACAGTATGGCTGTCAGCGATCGGCTTGCCGAGCTAGACGCCGACCAGGAGCCTATTCCGGCCCCCGTACTAACTACAAGTAAGGTCCAACGCATCGAGGCTTTCCTGCGTGATGTTTCCTTCGAAAGAAGGGAAATGGAGCGGAACGGGGTAAAGACACCTTCGCCCTTCCCCTCCACCAAAAGGGAAAAATCGCGGCTGGCCAGTGCCGACACTGAGTCCATGCCCACCGACGAGGACTGGTTGCCAGCTAAAACCAGGCCGATAGACAGCAGCAAGCGGCTGGCGGACAACGAGACCGAGGTGGACACCATTTGCTCCGCTGCGGacgagaatcggatggatagcagcaaacggctggcagatgacgAAACGGAGGCGAATACTCTCGGCTCCGAGGATCTCAGAGACAGCAGCAAGCGACTGGCTGACAATGACACAGAGTTGAACACCATTTGCTCGGACAACTCTACGCTCCACGATGACGAGCCCATTCCAGACGAGTCTATTGAGATTCCGGAGACTGCCAGCGAGTCTGAGGCTTCGCCGCAAAAACCCAGTGCCTCCAATTCCAACAACACATCCAGTGCAGAGGAGGAGGGACAGCCGGTCTCCTTCCAAGTCAGCAGCATTAACATATCCGCTAAAATCAATATCAAAATCAGTATTCCGACGATGGAGTCTAGTTCAGCAGAAGAAGAGGAGGAAGAGAAGGAGGAGGACCTTCCCCCACCAAGAGCCACCAAATCCATCCAGAGTTCCGAGGAGATTATCGCGGAAAAGCAACTGCAGGAGAGGGAGAATCAGGACCATCACAAGTCAATGCTCTCTACCGGGGATGCCTCCGAGGATGAGCAATTCCTCACTCACGCCGAAAAACTTCTGAATCAGTTGTACGGAAAATCGTGGCAGACGCCTGATGTGATTCGCACTTTGAAGCGCTccagtggcagtggcggcAAGACGGCCCCGTTGAAGCCGAGAAACCTCAATCCGCCAGCAGCACCGGTCACCACAGCCAAAAAGAAGAGGCCCCCACCTCCCAAACCAGATGAAAGTGTCCTGGGCGACTTTAGCATTT TTAAGAGGGCTCTTCGTGCCAATGAGACACCCCTGAACTCCACACGCTTGCCGCCTGTACGGGCTGTTCAAACGGAGCGGCGTCCTCAACGGAAGGCAGCGACTCGTCCACGCACCAATCATATCGACGAGGACCGTTGGCGTGCTCTGGTTGATTCCGAAAGTGGGACAGACGCCTCCGATGACGAGGACGCGGACGCAACAGTAAGCGGAAACAGCAGCGACAGTAGTGATGGCGAGGAAAAAGCTGGGGACGTCACCTATTTGGACTTGACCAAGGCCGAGGTGGAGGTGATCAGCAATCCCGACGAGGATGAGCAGT caCCGAAGTTTCACCGCCGACTGGATGACATTCTACGCTCGTGCCGTGCAGGCTCAAAGTCTAAGATACCTGCAACACCGCCACCGCAACCGGCCACCACCAGGCGACAGTTGTTTACGCCAAATACGGGCTTTGAGGACGACAAAGAAGCTAGGGAAATCGTGGACAGAGCGGTGGATCTTGACATGCTGGAAGAACTGGAGAAAGAGCACTTGCCAGGCACGCCCGTCCACAAGCGTCTGCAGGAGGTCAAGAAGAAGCTGGGCATAGCCCAGGAAACGCCAAAGTCTACTCCCATTTTTAAGCTGCATACCCCGCAAACGGCTCCGCCTAAGCCCACTGCTCCGCCCAAGTCCACCGTCCGCAAGCCGAAGCAGCAGCCCAAGCCAGCGCCTCCAGTTACCGAGAGCAGAAAGTGCAGTTTCCTGAAGTCCCTCGAAGGGCAAGTGAGCCGCGAACGCGCGGACAACGAGGCCTATTTCTACAGGGAGAACTTTGCCAAGAACAAGGACCAGCTGGCCCTGCATCTGTACAAAATGTTCAATGCTCAGGTGTTCAACAACGAACTGGATGTGCCCATAACGTGGTCCAAGCTGTTGCGGAACACGGCCGGACGGTGCATGAATAAGAGAAA GCTTAACCTACGCAGCAGCTCAATAGAGCTCAGTGTCAAGGTCCTGACCACAGCCGATCGCCTGCGCTGCACTCTTATCCACGAGCTGTGCCACGCCGCCGCCTGGGTGTTCAACGGCGAAGGTGGTCACGGACGCGTGTGGAAGATGTGGGCCCGTCGCGCCATGGACAAGTTTCCCGATCTGCCAGAAATCAAGGTGTGCCACAGCTACAACATCGAGTTCAAGTACACCTACAAGTGTATGAGCTGCAATACATC CTCACATGCTCACTCCCGCTCCAGGAAGGTGGAGAACCTACGGTGCCGGCTTTGCCGTGGGCCAATCACATTATTTCTCAACAAAAAGGACAAGCAGGGGAATACAATATCCACGCCAGCCGGTGAGGCCAAGGGCTTTGCAAAATTCGTCAAGGACAATTTCAACAAATTCAAAAGGGACGAACTCACCGCAGCCGAGGTGATGCGCCTGCTCAGCGTAGAGTATGCCAAGCAAAAGGATACGAAAACCACAGGGGAGACAGCGGCGTCGATCGCCGGACGAGTGGAAGTGCTGACATTGGACGACTAG
- the deltaCOP gene encoding coatomer subunit delta isoform X1 codes for MVLIAAAVCTKNGKVILSRQFVEMTKARIEGLLAAFPKLMTAGKQHTYVETDSVRYVYQPMEKLYMLLITTKASNILEDLETLRLFSKVIPEYSHSLDEKEIVDNAFNLIFAFDEIVALGYRESVNLAQIKTFVEMDSHEEKVYQAVRQTQEREARQKMREKAKELQRQRMEASKRGGPSIGGMGGRSGGFSADGFGSSGVSSSSGVSSSNIGMASIEVDTKSKVAASKPASRNALKLGGKSKDVDSFVDQLKSEGEKIANLAPAASSGSSGAASSASAAAKAAISADIHRESVHLKIEDKLVVRLGRDGGVQQFENSGLLTLRISDEAYGRILLKLSPNHTQGLQLQTHPNVDKELFKTRTMIGLKNLAKPFPLNTDVGVLKWRFVSQDESAIPLTINCWPSDNGEGGCDVNIEYELEAQQLELQDVAIVIPLPMNVQPSVAEYDGTYNYDSRKHVLQWHIPIIDAANKSGSMEFSCNASIPGDFFPLQVSFVSKTPYAGISAQDVVQVDSEAAVKYSSESILFVEKYEIV; via the exons ATG GTACTCATCGCCGCGGCAGTCTGCACCAAGAATGGCAAAG TGATACTGTCACGTCAGTTCGTCGAGATGACGAAGGCACGCATCGAGGGTCTGCTGGCCGCCTTTCCCAAGCTGATGACGGCTGGAAAGCAGCACACCTACGTGGAGACCGACTCTGTGCGCTATGTCTACCAACCGATGGAGAAACTCTACATGCTCCTCATCACCACGAAGGCCAGTAACATTCTGGAGGACTTGGAGACGCTGCGCCTATTCTCCAAAGTG ATCCCCGAGTACAGCCACTCTCTGGACGAGAAAGAAATCGTGGACAACGCCTTTAACttgatctttgcctttgatgAGATTGTGGCTCTTGGCTACAGGGAGAGCGTAAATCTGGCTCAGATCAAGACTTTTGTGGAGATGGACTCGCACGAGGAAAAGGTCTACCAGGCTGTGCGCCAGACCCAGGAACGCGAGGCTCGTCAGAAGATGCGCGAAAAGGCCAAGGAGCTGCAGCGTCAGCGCATGGAGGCGAGCAAGCGCGGAGGCCCCTCCATTGGCGGAATGGGAGGTCGCAGTGGTGGTTTCAGCGCCGACGGCTTTGGCAGCAGCGGTGTAAGCAGCAGCTCCGGCGTCTCTAGCTCCAACATCGGCATGGCCTCCATCGAAGTGGATACCAAATCCAAAGTGGCCGC TAGTAAGCCCGCTTCACGCAATGCCCTCAAGCTGGGTGGCAAGTCCAAGGATGTGGACAGCTTTGTGGATCAGCTGAAGAGCGAGGGCGAGAAGATCGCCAATCTGGCTCCGGCAGCGTCGTCGGGAAGCTCGGGAGCTGCTTCAAGTGCCAGTGCTGCTGCCAAGGCAGCGATTTCGGCGGATATTCACAGAGAAAG TGTCCACTTGAAGATCGAGGACAAGCTGGTGGTGCGTCTGGGACGCGACGGAGGTGTGCAGCAGTTTGAGAACTCTGGCTTGCTGACACTGCGCATTTCGGACGAGGCATACGGGCGTATTCTGCTTAAGCTATCCCCCAACCATACACAGGGCCTCCAGCTGCAGACGCATCCCAACGTGGACAAGGAACTCTTCAAGACACGCACCATGATCGGGCTGAAGAATCTGGCCAAGCCGTTCCCGCTCAACACGGACGTGGGTGTGCTCAAGTGGCGCTTTGTCTCGCAGGACGAGTCTGCCATTCCACTGACCA TCAACTGCTGGCCGTCCGACAATGGAGAAGGTGGCTGCGACGTCAACATTGAGTACGAATTGGAGGCACAGCAGCTGGAGCTGCAGGACGTGGCCATTGTCATACCCTTGCC AATGAATGTGCAGCCGTCGGTGGCCGAGTACGATGGCACTTACAACTACGATTCGCGCAAGCATGTGCTCCAATGGCACATTCCCATTATCGATGCAGCCAACAAGTCCGGTTCCATGGAATTCAGCTGCAACGCCTCCATTCCGGGCGACTTCTTCCCCTTGCAAGTGTCATTCGTCTCGAAAACGCCGTACGCCGGCATCAGCGCCCAGGATGTGGTCCAGGTGGATAGCGAGGCGGCGGTCAAGTATTCGAGCGAGTCGATACTATTCGTGGAGAAGTACGAAATCGTGTAG
- the deltaCOP gene encoding coatomer subunit delta isoform X2 — MVLIAAAVCTKNGKVILSRQFVEMTKARIEGLLAAFPKLMTAGKQHTYVETDSVRYVYQPMEKLYMLLITTKASNILEDLETLRLFSKVIPEYSHSLDEKEIVDNAFNLIFAFDEIVALGYRESVNLAQIKTFVEMDSHEEKVYQAVRQTQEREARQKMREKAKELQRQRMEASKRGGPSIGGMGGRSGGFSADGFGSSGVSSSSGVSSSNIGMASIEVDTKSKVAAKPASRNALKLGGKSKDVDSFVDQLKSEGEKIANLAPAASSGSSGAASSASAAAKAAISADIHRESVHLKIEDKLVVRLGRDGGVQQFENSGLLTLRISDEAYGRILLKLSPNHTQGLQLQTHPNVDKELFKTRTMIGLKNLAKPFPLNTDVGVLKWRFVSQDESAIPLTINCWPSDNGEGGCDVNIEYELEAQQLELQDVAIVIPLPMNVQPSVAEYDGTYNYDSRKHVLQWHIPIIDAANKSGSMEFSCNASIPGDFFPLQVSFVSKTPYAGISAQDVVQVDSEAAVKYSSESILFVEKYEIV, encoded by the exons ATG GTACTCATCGCCGCGGCAGTCTGCACCAAGAATGGCAAAG TGATACTGTCACGTCAGTTCGTCGAGATGACGAAGGCACGCATCGAGGGTCTGCTGGCCGCCTTTCCCAAGCTGATGACGGCTGGAAAGCAGCACACCTACGTGGAGACCGACTCTGTGCGCTATGTCTACCAACCGATGGAGAAACTCTACATGCTCCTCATCACCACGAAGGCCAGTAACATTCTGGAGGACTTGGAGACGCTGCGCCTATTCTCCAAAGTG ATCCCCGAGTACAGCCACTCTCTGGACGAGAAAGAAATCGTGGACAACGCCTTTAACttgatctttgcctttgatgAGATTGTGGCTCTTGGCTACAGGGAGAGCGTAAATCTGGCTCAGATCAAGACTTTTGTGGAGATGGACTCGCACGAGGAAAAGGTCTACCAGGCTGTGCGCCAGACCCAGGAACGCGAGGCTCGTCAGAAGATGCGCGAAAAGGCCAAGGAGCTGCAGCGTCAGCGCATGGAGGCGAGCAAGCGCGGAGGCCCCTCCATTGGCGGAATGGGAGGTCGCAGTGGTGGTTTCAGCGCCGACGGCTTTGGCAGCAGCGGTGTAAGCAGCAGCTCCGGCGTCTCTAGCTCCAACATCGGCATGGCCTCCATCGAAGTGGATACCAAATCCAAAGTGGCCGC TAAGCCCGCTTCACGCAATGCCCTCAAGCTGGGTGGCAAGTCCAAGGATGTGGACAGCTTTGTGGATCAGCTGAAGAGCGAGGGCGAGAAGATCGCCAATCTGGCTCCGGCAGCGTCGTCGGGAAGCTCGGGAGCTGCTTCAAGTGCCAGTGCTGCTGCCAAGGCAGCGATTTCGGCGGATATTCACAGAGAAAG TGTCCACTTGAAGATCGAGGACAAGCTGGTGGTGCGTCTGGGACGCGACGGAGGTGTGCAGCAGTTTGAGAACTCTGGCTTGCTGACACTGCGCATTTCGGACGAGGCATACGGGCGTATTCTGCTTAAGCTATCCCCCAACCATACACAGGGCCTCCAGCTGCAGACGCATCCCAACGTGGACAAGGAACTCTTCAAGACACGCACCATGATCGGGCTGAAGAATCTGGCCAAGCCGTTCCCGCTCAACACGGACGTGGGTGTGCTCAAGTGGCGCTTTGTCTCGCAGGACGAGTCTGCCATTCCACTGACCA TCAACTGCTGGCCGTCCGACAATGGAGAAGGTGGCTGCGACGTCAACATTGAGTACGAATTGGAGGCACAGCAGCTGGAGCTGCAGGACGTGGCCATTGTCATACCCTTGCC AATGAATGTGCAGCCGTCGGTGGCCGAGTACGATGGCACTTACAACTACGATTCGCGCAAGCATGTGCTCCAATGGCACATTCCCATTATCGATGCAGCCAACAAGTCCGGTTCCATGGAATTCAGCTGCAACGCCTCCATTCCGGGCGACTTCTTCCCCTTGCAAGTGTCATTCGTCTCGAAAACGCCGTACGCCGGCATCAGCGCCCAGGATGTGGTCCAGGTGGATAGCGAGGCGGCGGTCAAGTATTCGAGCGAGTCGATACTATTCGTGGAGAAGTACGAAATCGTGTAG
- the Lamtor5 gene encoding uncharacterized protein Lamtor5, with protein sequence MESQLEKVLEEIAARQDTVGALLANRQGLCLGAKGDINPSVSGIGMAISEQVAKLEPNSTVPATICLYSGNKRCVIQKDGEITGVIFKQQAAAQAGSAAN encoded by the exons ATGGAGAGCCAACTGGAGAAGGTCCTGGAAGAGAT CGCCGCGAGGCAGGATACTGTGGGAGCTCTACTTGCGAACCGTCAAGGACTGTGTTTGGGCG CCAAGGGGGACATCAACCCGAGTGTCTCCGGCATCGGCATGGCCATATCCGAGCAGGTGGCCAAGCTGGAGCCCAACAGTACGGTCCCGGCCACCATCTGCCTCTACAGTGGCAACAA GCGCTGTGTCATCCAGAAGGACGGAGAAATTACGGGCGTGATCTTCAAGCAGCAGGCGGCTGCACAGGCAGGATCCGCAGCCAACTAA